From a single Pseudomonadota bacterium genomic region:
- a CDS encoding DegQ family serine endoprotease — protein sequence MPITRSPLISVACAGAALTGLLTAGAVSAALPVAVDGQPLPSLAPMIKEVAPAVVNIATEGTVEAEQPGEDSPFNDPFLRRFFGNPGQPQQPRPQRSLGSGVIVDAAQGIIVTNHHVVASADEITISLYDGTELSATLVGSDEPSDIAVVRIEDMEGVALSQVSLSDSDVLEVGDFVVAIGNPFGLTSTVTSGIVSALGRSGVNIESYEDFIQTDASINPGNSGGALLNLRGELVGINTAIISRSGGNIGIGFAIPINMAGTIMDQILEYGEVRRGLLGVNIYTVDSAVASEMRLSVNNGALVSDVVPQSAADRGGIRAGDVIVGVNGDAVDSAAELRNMIGLMRPDDEVEVTLVRKGKERTVKTRLGSAQPVEEPLQAATLHEGLEGAEFSNIDDDMPEFASVEGVLVTSVVNNSPAAVRGLRAGDVVTTVNSQPITDIDEFTDAASGANVLFLEVVRDDRTRLVRIG from the coding sequence ATGCCAATCACCCGTTCTCCCCTCATCTCCGTCGCCTGCGCGGGCGCAGCGCTGACGGGCCTGCTCACCGCCGGCGCGGTCTCCGCTGCCCTCCCCGTAGCGGTGGACGGGCAGCCGCTGCCGTCCCTGGCGCCGATGATCAAGGAGGTCGCCCCCGCCGTGGTCAATATCGCCACGGAAGGTACCGTGGAGGCGGAACAGCCCGGTGAGGATTCGCCCTTCAACGATCCGTTCCTACGCCGCTTCTTCGGCAATCCCGGTCAGCCTCAGCAGCCACGGCCGCAGCGCAGCCTAGGCTCCGGCGTCATCGTCGACGCCGCTCAAGGCATCATCGTGACCAATCACCACGTGGTGGCTAGCGCCGACGAGATCACCATCAGCCTCTACGATGGCACCGAGCTGTCGGCGACGCTGGTCGGCAGCGACGAGCCCTCGGACATCGCAGTCGTACGCATCGAAGACATGGAAGGCGTCGCACTCTCGCAAGTGTCGCTGAGCGATTCCGACGTCCTCGAAGTGGGCGACTTCGTGGTGGCCATCGGCAACCCCTTTGGTCTCACCAGCACGGTCACCTCCGGCATTGTCAGCGCCCTCGGCCGTTCCGGCGTGAATATCGAGAGCTATGAGGATTTCATCCAGACCGACGCCTCGATCAACCCCGGCAACTCCGGCGGCGCCCTCTTGAACCTGCGCGGCGAGCTGGTCGGCATCAATACGGCCATCATCTCGCGCAGCGGCGGCAACATCGGCATCGGCTTCGCCATCCCCATCAATATGGCAGGCACGATCATGGACCAGATCCTCGAGTACGGTGAGGTGCGTCGCGGCCTGCTCGGGGTGAATATCTACACCGTGGACTCGGCGGTCGCCTCGGAGATGCGCTTGAGCGTGAACAACGGCGCCTTGGTCTCTGACGTGGTGCCGCAGAGCGCGGCCGACCGCGGCGGCATCCGCGCGGGCGATGTGATCGTAGGTGTAAATGGCGATGCGGTAGACTCCGCTGCCGAGCTGCGCAACATGATCGGCCTCATGCGCCCGGACGACGAGGTGGAAGTAACTCTGGTCCGCAAGGGCAAGGAGCGCACCGTCAAGACCCGTCTGGGTTCAGCGCAGCCGGTGGAAGAGCCGCTGCAGGCGGCCACCCTGCACGAAGGCCTCGAAGGCGCTGAGTTCTCCAACATCGACGACGACATGCCAGAGTTCGCGAGCGTCGAGGGCGTGCTAGTCACCTCCGTGGTGAACAACAGCCCGGCCGCCGTTCGCGGCCTGCGCGCTGGCGATGTGGTCACCACCGTCAATAGCCAGCCGATCACCGACATCGACGAATTTACCGACGCGGCCTCGGGCGCTAACGTACTATTCCTGGAGGTCGTCCGAGACGACCGCACGCGCCTCGTGCGCATCGGCTAG
- a CDS encoding Hsp20/alpha crystallin family protein, with product MTILRYQQPWTLMHQLQNELENVLDARVPRYHASNTDTAVSADWVPAVDVKEEDERFVLRADLPGVKAKDIQITTESGTLTLSGTRETRGEEEAKGFRKAERVAGRFYRRFSLPETANVEQIEATSTDGVLEVSIPKQPQVQPRRIDVRVQ from the coding sequence ATGACGATCCTTCGCTACCAGCAGCCCTGGACTCTGATGCACCAGCTGCAAAACGAACTTGAGAACGTGCTCGACGCGCGCGTCCCGCGCTACCACGCAAGCAACACAGACACCGCTGTCAGCGCCGACTGGGTGCCGGCGGTCGACGTGAAGGAAGAGGACGAGCGCTTCGTTCTGCGCGCGGACCTGCCGGGCGTCAAGGCTAAGGACATTCAGATCACCACCGAGAGTGGTACGCTGACCTTGAGCGGCACCCGTGAGACGCGCGGCGAAGAGGAGGCCAAGGGCTTTCGCAAGGCCGAGCGCGTGGCGGGCCGCTTCTACCGTCGCTTCAGCCTGCCGGAGACGGCGAACGTGGAGCAGATCGAGGCCACCAGCACTGACGGCGTGCTCGAAGTCTCGATCCCGAAGCAGCCGCAGGTGCAGCCGCGACGCATCGACGTGCGCGTACAGTAG